The following proteins are encoded in a genomic region of Acidobacteriota bacterium:
- a CDS encoding insulinase family protein: MKKLFLSLLLAALLVPNAAFAQTTAAKPATAARSEYKVPFINKTLANGLEVIVYPDKGAPIVTIELAVRNGSFTEPPELNGLSHLYEHMFFKTNKAMVDGEAYLRDIGQLGITYNGSTREEVVNYYFTTTSQYIGTAIRFMRDAALYPVFDEDEFAREKEIVIGEIDRNESNPFYYLNRTLMDKLFYKYPTRKLPLGTRESIQTSTTAKMKLIQGRYYVPNNSAVVVTGDVDPNEVFKLVEQYFGIWQKRSVDPFKEFPLVEHPPLAKSEGYVVIQPVQNVLVQVGWHGPSIGKDNAATYAADVFSYIITQPDSRFQRNLVDTGLVSGVDFGYYTQRNVGPIVVTFVTSPDRAKAALKAVYAEIAQFDKPNYFTDAELENAKTILESRDLFDREKLTEYSHTLGFWWSSTGIEYFRGYHKELRSVTRADTNRYIKTYVQGKPHIGVALISNESQAQARITADDLIGN; this comes from the coding sequence GTGAAAAAGTTATTTCTAAGTTTACTACTCGCCGCTCTACTTGTACCAAATGCGGCATTCGCTCAAACAACGGCCGCTAAACCGGCAACAGCGGCAAGGTCCGAATACAAGGTTCCGTTCATCAATAAAACGCTCGCCAACGGCCTCGAGGTGATCGTATATCCCGACAAAGGTGCCCCGATAGTAACGATCGAACTCGCGGTACGCAACGGTTCCTTCACAGAACCTCCCGAACTGAATGGCCTTTCGCACCTTTATGAACACATGTTCTTTAAGACGAACAAAGCGATGGTTGACGGCGAAGCATACCTCCGGGATATCGGCCAGCTCGGCATAACCTACAACGGCTCGACCCGCGAAGAGGTGGTTAATTATTATTTCACTACTACAAGCCAGTACATCGGCACGGCCATCCGATTTATGCGTGACGCGGCATTGTATCCGGTGTTTGATGAAGATGAGTTTGCCCGCGAGAAAGAGATCGTCATTGGCGAGATCGACCGAAACGAATCAAATCCTTTTTACTACCTAAACCGGACGCTAATGGATAAGCTGTTTTACAAATATCCGACGCGAAAATTGCCGCTCGGAACTCGTGAATCGATCCAGACGTCGACTACGGCAAAGATGAAGCTGATCCAAGGGCGCTATTATGTGCCGAATAATTCGGCTGTAGTAGTAACCGGCGATGTCGATCCGAACGAGGTCTTTAAGCTTGTCGAGCAATATTTCGGCATTTGGCAAAAACGCAGCGTAGATCCATTCAAGGAGTTTCCGCTGGTCGAGCATCCGCCGCTGGCAAAGAGCGAAGGGTACGTCGTTATACAACCCGTGCAGAACGTGTTGGTGCAGGTCGGATGGCATGGCCCTTCGATCGGCAAGGATAATGCCGCGACCTACGCCGCAGATGTTTTCTCTTACATCATCACGCAGCCTGATTCGCGTTTTCAGCGCAATCTGGTCGACACCGGACTCGTCAGCGGCGTCGATTTTGGATATTACACTCAGCGAAATGTCGGGCCGATCGTTGTTACTTTCGTCACTTCGCCGGATCGTGCCAAGGCCGCTCTCAAAGCCGTCTACGCTGAGATCGCTCAATTCGATAAACCAAACTACTTCACCGACGCCGAGCTAGAGAATGCGAAAACGATACTCGAATCACGAGATCTCTTTGATCGTGAAAAGCTCACCGAGTATTCGCATACGCTCGGCTTCTGGTGGTCGTCGACGGGTATCGAATATTTTCGCGGCTATCACAAGGAACTGCGTTCGGTTACACGTGCGGACACGAACCGCTATATCAAGACCTACGTTCAAGGCAAGCCGCACATCGGCGTTGCATTGATCTCAAACGAATCTCAAGCGCAGGCACGCATCACGGCGGATGACCTGATCGGAAACTAA
- a CDS encoding four helix bundle protein has product MRIFDLTKSFPKEEAYLLTDQIRRASRSVAANIAEAWRKRRYTAAFIAKLNDAEGDAAETETWIEYSVRCGYVEREAAKQLFLEYEEVIAILVSMRNKPESWTVGTKK; this is encoded by the coding sequence ATGAGGATCTTTGATCTAACTAAGAGTTTTCCAAAGGAGGAAGCCTATTTGCTTACCGATCAAATTCGGCGTGCCTCTCGTTCTGTCGCTGCTAATATTGCCGAAGCATGGCGAAAACGGCGATACACGGCCGCATTCATCGCAAAACTCAACGATGCAGAAGGCGATGCGGCCGAAACGGAAACATGGATCGAATACTCTGTACGTTGCGGATACGTTGAGCGTGAAGCCGCAAAACAGTTGTTTCTCGAATATGAAGAGGTCATTGCGATCTTGGTTTCAATGAGGAACAAGCCTGAGTCCTGGACAGTCGGAACAAAGAAATAG
- a CDS encoding DUF4328 domain-containing protein, translating into MNPFRSPVLLSRLAIAGLGIVGVCRILFLVAGFGLVIDPSRSVDLGDSDQLSIWLLFSGLVSLVLLPAFIFSVVTFLMWLHRVFTNLHALRSDQTDFTPGWAVGWWFVPFANLVKPFQAVRTAWAESDPDADVDGGFLTGIQSSAPTFMGVWWAFWIIGNIISNLTGRLELAAKPGEEAILGYTGIVESLVWVVATILAIRVVLSITERQEARFARFGAVTIDTPPPPPKFSAPIDQQYGSF; encoded by the coding sequence ATGAATCCTTTTCGCTCCCCGGTGCTTCTGTCGCGGCTTGCGATCGCAGGTCTGGGTATAGTCGGCGTTTGTCGAATTTTGTTTTTGGTCGCAGGGTTTGGACTTGTAATAGATCCGAGTCGTTCGGTCGATCTAGGCGATAGCGATCAGCTTTCGATCTGGTTATTGTTCAGCGGGCTCGTCTCTCTTGTGCTGCTGCCGGCGTTCATCTTTTCGGTAGTGACGTTTCTAATGTGGCTTCATCGGGTGTTTACCAATTTACACGCACTCCGTTCGGATCAAACTGATTTCACGCCCGGATGGGCGGTCGGTTGGTGGTTCGTTCCCTTTGCAAATTTGGTAAAGCCGTTTCAAGCCGTTCGCACGGCCTGGGCCGAAAGCGATCCGGATGCCGACGTCGACGGCGGGTTTTTAACCGGTATTCAGTCGTCCGCACCAACATTTATGGGGGTCTGGTGGGCGTTTTGGATCATAGGTAACATCATTTCCAATCTGACAGGCAGGCTCGAGTTAGCAGCAAAGCCGGGCGAAGAGGCGATACTCGGCTATACAGGTATCGTCGAATCGTTGGTCTGGGTCGTCGCAACGATCCTGGCAATCAGAGTCGTTTTATCAATAACCGAACGCCAGGAAGCGCGGTTTGCCCGATTCGGAGCTGTCACCATCGATACGCCGCCGCCGCCGCCCAAATTCTCAGCACCAATCGATCAGCAATATGGAAGTTTTTAA
- a CDS encoding DUF305 domain-containing protein: MKTQYFTIILLVISALSLSCSRQMPSANTDPHAGMNHNANQNPTVPPGADHGGMDHTMQSSPNAATAAYDLQFLDTMIEHHKGAVMMAGPATARALHPEIKTLATDIISSQQNEIGQMKVWRDKWFPGAAAALNMEMPGMADSMKGMDMKILTIVSGNDFDLAFIKQMVPHHAGAVMMANDALQRSSKPEIKTLAAAIIKAQESEIKQMKEWQTAWSKTK, encoded by the coding sequence ATGAAAACTCAATACTTCACGATCATTCTGCTGGTGATCTCGGCCCTTAGCCTTTCGTGCTCGCGACAGATGCCGTCTGCCAATACCGATCCGCACGCAGGGATGAACCACAACGCTAATCAAAACCCGACCGTTCCGCCCGGTGCGGATCACGGCGGGATGGACCACACGATGCAGAGTTCGCCAAATGCAGCGACGGCCGCGTACGACCTTCAGTTTTTGGACACGATGATCGAACACCACAAAGGCGCCGTTATGATGGCCGGTCCGGCGACGGCCAGGGCCCTGCACCCTGAGATCAAAACGCTCGCGACCGATATTATATCGAGTCAGCAGAACGAGATCGGTCAGATGAAAGTGTGGCGTGATAAATGGTTTCCGGGTGCCGCAGCCGCGTTGAATATGGAGATGCCGGGAATGGCCGATTCAATGAAAGGCATGGACATGAAAATTCTCACTATTGTCAGCGGGAACGATTTTGATCTTGCATTCATCAAGCAAATGGTCCCGCATCACGCGGGCGCGGTGATGATGGCAAATGATGCCCTGCAAAGATCTTCAAAACCTGAGATCAAAACGCTTGCCGCCGCCATAATAAAGGCACAGGAATCTGAGATCAAACAAATGAAGGAATGGCAGACCGCGTGGAGTAAGACAAAATAA
- a CDS encoding carboxypeptidase regulatory-like domain-containing protein yields MKKLLMLTVICLCSSLFLTAQDTIKCSGTVTEWVDGKQKVLSGATVVVGKQISLLVGVERNRGVDTVKGQVAAKSTTDSNGFASVSVPKGFYTVIIWKAGYVPQTYSGVEAKSYKYIGSISKDTSMQGLHTSLAFEKRRSIVDMPDRVPTSNKKP; encoded by the coding sequence ATGAAAAAGTTACTTATGCTAACCGTAATCTGCCTGTGTTCATCTTTGTTTTTGACAGCTCAAGACACTATAAAATGCTCCGGAACTGTAACGGAATGGGTTGACGGAAAACAGAAGGTATTATCGGGTGCAACAGTTGTAGTCGGCAAACAGATCAGCCTTTTAGTTGGAGTAGAACGCAATAGAGGAGTCGATACCGTAAAAGGTCAAGTTGCTGCAAAATCAACCACAGATTCAAACGGATTTGCCTCGGTCTCAGTACCGAAAGGCTTTTATACCGTGATTATCTGGAAAGCAGGTTATGTGCCTCAAACTTACAGCGGTGTAGAAGCAAAATCTTATAAATACATAGGAAGCATCAGTAAGGATACGTCGATGCAGGGATTACATACATCTCTGGCCTTCGAGAAACGAAGGTCGATCGTGGACATGCCCGATAGAGTGCCAACGAGTAATAAGAAACCTTAG
- a CDS encoding DUF3347 domain-containing protein, which produces MKSYLVLVTFLLIALTASVSAQDLGKIDPAVQTQIGAALTAYYSLKDAMVDSNADAANLKSDDLLTALDRVDAAKMNTAQKTQWDKLSRSIRSDASHIKENEDLVHQRDHFVKLSSNMYSLVFGFKANETEAYLQYCPMKKASWLSDKKEIRNPYYGNKMLDCGSVKATLKTNK; this is translated from the coding sequence ATGAAAAGCTATCTCGTGTTGGTTACGTTTCTGTTGATCGCTCTAACGGCTTCCGTAAGTGCTCAGGACCTGGGTAAGATCGACCCGGCCGTGCAAACGCAGATCGGTGCGGCACTGACTGCTTACTATTCCTTGAAAGATGCAATGGTCGATTCGAACGCCGATGCCGCGAATCTGAAATCCGACGATCTTCTTACTGCCCTCGATAGGGTCGATGCGGCTAAAATGAACACGGCTCAAAAAACGCAGTGGGACAAGCTATCGCGTTCGATCCGCAGCGATGCAAGTCATATAAAGGAAAACGAAGACCTCGTCCACCAGCGTGACCATTTTGTTAAGCTCTCGAGCAATATGTATTCACTCGTATTTGGCTTTAAGGCTAATGAGACCGAGGCGTATTTGCAGTATTGCCCAATGAAAAAGGCTTCGTGGCTTTCGGATAAAAAAGAAATTCGCAATCCGTATTACGGCAATAAAATGCTCGATTGCGGCTCGGTCAAGGCAACTTTGAAAACAAACAAATGA
- a CDS encoding multicopper oxidase domain-containing protein, translated as MKFVLFSACILAAVWAVPAQNVVRYELTIDETTVNYSGKSVKALAINGQIPAPTLTFTEGDIAEIHVKNNLKEESSLHWHGILLPNEQDGVPYLTTTPIAPGGTHNFRFPIKQSGTYWYHSHSNLQEQRGLYGPFIIKKRDEPAMPNYTVLLSDWTDESPHEVHRSLKNANDWYAIKKDAVQSYGEAANAGALKAKFRQEWQRMNAMDVSDVYYNAFLTNGKKEDASPDFKAGDKVRLRIINGSASTYFWVQFAGSQLSVVASDGMDVVPVNVDRMMIAVAETMDVIVTIPENKSFELRSTAEDRTKATSLWLGSGEKVAAPVLPKLKLFEGMKMMNDMGKHKMEMSYQQMDMNDVMYPETVPDPANPDAEPRVTLNYGMLKSPTKTAFDPKQPVRELKFRLTGNMNRYMWSMDDKPLSKSDKILIKKGEVVRITMYNDTMMRHPMHLHGHFFRVLNGQGDYSPLKNVLDIMPMEEDVIEFDANEEKDWFFHCHILYHMMSGMGRVFSYENSPPNTQVAPTKQNWNFFKKEDERMVHTMFNVAAQSNGIFGHAMVMNNYYFGATKFHFNPKHGFESENRLGRFIDKAQFLNIYAGFEFNREENHAMHRWENEVFGTLGFEYTLPMFVKADARVTTQGKFRLQLSREDIPLSKRLRIDAMWNTDKEYEVGFRYILTKRLQLTGNYYNHYGLGAGLTYNY; from the coding sequence ATGAAATTCGTTCTATTTTCTGCGTGCATTCTTGCCGCCGTGTGGGCCGTGCCGGCTCAGAACGTCGTTCGTTACGAATTAACTATCGACGAAACGACCGTCAACTATTCCGGCAAGTCGGTCAAGGCACTGGCTATCAACGGCCAGATCCCGGCACCGACGCTCACGTTTACCGAGGGCGACATTGCCGAGATCCACGTCAAAAACAACCTCAAAGAAGAATCGTCGCTGCATTGGCACGGCATCTTGCTGCCGAACGAGCAGGACGGCGTTCCGTATCTGACGACGACGCCTATCGCTCCGGGCGGGACGCATAATTTTCGTTTTCCGATCAAACAGAGCGGCACGTATTGGTACCATTCGCACAGTAACCTACAGGAGCAGCGTGGCCTATACGGGCCGTTTATAATAAAGAAGCGCGACGAGCCGGCGATGCCGAATTACACCGTTCTGCTTAGCGACTGGACGGACGAGAGCCCGCATGAGGTTCACCGTTCGCTCAAAAATGCCAACGATTGGTATGCGATCAAAAAGGACGCCGTCCAGAGCTACGGCGAGGCCGCAAATGCCGGTGCCCTCAAAGCAAAGTTTCGACAGGAATGGCAGCGGATGAACGCGATGGACGTGTCTGACGTCTATTACAATGCGTTTCTGACAAATGGAAAGAAGGAAGACGCTTCGCCGGATTTCAAAGCGGGCGACAAAGTTCGCCTGCGGATCATCAACGGCTCGGCTTCGACGTATTTTTGGGTGCAGTTTGCCGGCAGCCAACTGTCTGTCGTGGCAAGCGACGGTATGGACGTCGTGCCGGTCAACGTTGACCGCATGATGATCGCCGTTGCGGAGACGATGGATGTGATCGTCACCATTCCCGAGAACAAGTCATTCGAACTTCGCTCGACCGCCGAGGACCGGACCAAAGCAACATCGCTCTGGCTCGGCAGCGGCGAAAAGGTCGCGGCTCCTGTGCTGCCGAAGCTCAAACTCTTCGAAGGAATGAAGATGATGAACGACATGGGCAAGCACAAGATGGAAATGAGCTATCAGCAGATGGATATGAACGATGTGATGTATCCGGAAACCGTGCCCGACCCGGCAAATCCCGATGCCGAGCCGCGTGTGACGCTGAATTACGGAATGCTCAAGTCGCCCACGAAAACGGCATTCGACCCGAAACAGCCGGTCCGCGAGCTCAAATTCCGCCTCACCGGCAATATGAACCGCTACATGTGGAGCATGGACGACAAGCCGCTTTCTAAATCGGACAAGATCTTGATCAAAAAGGGCGAAGTCGTTCGCATCACGATGTACAACGACACGATGATGCGGCACCCGATGCATTTGCACGGGCATTTTTTCCGAGTTCTCAACGGCCAGGGCGACTATTCGCCGCTCAAAAATGTTCTCGACATTATGCCGATGGAGGAGGACGTCATCGAGTTCGACGCGAATGAGGAGAAAGACTGGTTCTTTCATTGCCACATTCTCTATCACATGATGTCCGGAATGGGCCGCGTATTTTCGTATGAGAATTCACCGCCGAACACACAGGTCGCACCGACCAAGCAGAACTGGAATTTCTTCAAGAAAGAGGACGAGCGGATGGTGCATACGATGTTTAATGTCGCGGCCCAATCGAACGGTATTTTCGGACACGCGATGGTGATGAACAATTACTACTTCGGTGCGACAAAGTTTCACTTCAATCCGAAACATGGTTTTGAAAGCGAGAACCGCTTGGGACGGTTTATCGATAAGGCCCAGTTCCTCAATATCTATGCCGGTTTTGAATTCAACCGTGAAGAGAACCACGCGATGCACCGCTGGGAAAACGAGGTATTTGGGACGCTTGGGTTTGAATATACGCTGCCGATGTTCGTTAAGGCCGACGCCCGGGTTACCACGCAGGGAAAATTTCGGCTGCAGCTCAGTCGTGAGGACATTCCACTCTCAAAACGGCTGCGAATAGATGCGATGTGGAACACCGACAAGGAATATGAGGTTGGCTTTCGATACATCCTTACAAAACGACTGCAGCTTACCGGCAATTATTACAATCACTACGGCCTCGGTGCAGGCCTCACTTACAACTACTAA
- a CDS encoding DUF3010 family protein has translation MARICGIDLDKNEARLVILDGHGADFELIETEITRIGIGEPKDQSEVKEFHVAIQRFFDDQHIDNVAIRERLSKGRMKGGTITFKLEGLIQICRQEVVILSPATIRKAMSAANIEFAELPIAKYQHEAYGAAYCLMTGCFVKSKNISDASHTLRG, from the coding sequence ATGGCGAGAATATGCGGTATCGACCTCGATAAGAACGAAGCCCGCCTTGTGATCCTCGATGGGCATGGAGCAGATTTTGAGCTGATCGAAACCGAGATCACACGGATTGGCATTGGCGAGCCAAAGGATCAATCCGAGGTAAAGGAATTTCACGTCGCGATCCAAAGGTTTTTTGACGATCAGCATATCGATAACGTTGCCATCCGTGAACGCCTGTCAAAGGGCAGGATGAAAGGAGGCACGATCACGTTCAAACTCGAGGGCCTGATCCAAATCTGCCGCCAGGAGGTAGTGATCCTCTCGCCGGCGACGATCCGAAAAGCGATGTCGGCCGCAAATATCGAATTTGCCGAACTGCCGATCGCCAAATACCAGCACGAGGCATACGGGGCCGCCTATTGCTTGATGACCGGTTGTTTTGTAAAATCAAAAAATATTAGTGACGCAAGTCACACTCTCCGAGGCTAA
- the ychF gene encoding redox-regulated ATPase YchF, with protein sequence MLQAGIVGLPNVGKSTLFNALTAQEAALAANYPFATIEPNVGVVAVPDERLAVLEKLNNAQKTVPATVEFLDIAGLVRGASKGEGLGNQFLANIRETHAVIQVVRCFDDDNIIHVEGSVNPIRDIETIQIELALADLGSAEKRKDKAERAAKSGTDKEAKRDLEILNKILPVLEEGRPARAADLTDDEKAIVKTWFFLSSKPTIYAANVDEETLADPDSNPHVQAVKKHAAAEKADVVVICAKLEAELVALDPAERAEYLKDLGLKSSGVDELIKAAYHMLGLMSFLTAGEKEVRAWTIPIGTKAPTAAGEIHTDIERGFIRAEIIGYDDLVACGSRKAASEKGLARLEGKEYIMQDGDVVDFRFNV encoded by the coding sequence ATGTTACAAGCTGGAATTGTTGGCCTGCCCAACGTCGGAAAATCTACACTTTTTAACGCTTTGACCGCTCAGGAAGCTGCTCTCGCGGCGAATTATCCGTTCGCGACGATCGAGCCGAATGTCGGTGTAGTTGCCGTGCCGGATGAACGCCTCGCCGTTCTTGAAAAGCTAAATAACGCACAGAAAACGGTGCCGGCGACGGTCGAATTTCTCGACATCGCAGGCCTTGTTCGCGGTGCATCAAAGGGCGAAGGTCTGGGCAATCAATTCCTCGCAAACATTCGCGAAACGCACGCGGTTATACAGGTCGTACGCTGTTTTGACGACGACAATATCATCCACGTCGAAGGCTCGGTCAACCCGATCCGCGATATCGAAACCATCCAGATCGAACTCGCTCTTGCCGATCTCGGTTCGGCCGAGAAACGCAAGGACAAGGCTGAACGCGCCGCCAAATCGGGGACGGATAAAGAAGCGAAACGCGACCTTGAGATCCTCAACAAAATACTGCCAGTCCTCGAAGAAGGCCGCCCGGCACGTGCCGCCGACCTGACGGACGACGAAAAGGCGATCGTAAAGACGTGGTTCTTTCTTTCGTCAAAACCGACGATCTATGCCGCCAATGTTGACGAAGAAACGCTCGCCGATCCGGATTCAAATCCGCACGTTCAAGCAGTTAAAAAACACGCCGCCGCCGAAAAAGCCGATGTCGTTGTCATTTGCGCAAAACTCGAGGCAGAGTTGGTCGCCCTCGATCCTGCCGAACGTGCGGAATATCTCAAGGACCTCGGACTCAAGTCGTCCGGCGTCGATGAGCTGATCAAGGCGGCGTATCACATGCTTGGGCTAATGAGTTTTTTGACGGCAGGTGAAAAAGAGGTTCGTGCATGGACGATCCCGATCGGCACAAAGGCACCTACCGCCGCGGGCGAGATACACACCGACATCGAACGCGGTTTTATCCGCGCCGAGATCATTGGCTACGACGACCTCGTTGCCTGCGGCTCTCGTAAAGCCGCCAGCGAAAAAGGCCTCGCCCGCCTCGAAGGCAAAGAGTACATCATGCAGGATGGCGATGTGGTGGATTTTAGATTTAATGTCTAG
- a CDS encoding VCBS repeat-containing protein, translated as MKFSLFLAIAFVSSILISLPTTADAAGDNVWNKAIESRIPARGTRGVYPDSYEVYRLDQASLRGVLERSPMEFSEAARQSENIFSIPTPDGRFERFRIIESPVLSPDLSAQYPDWKTYQAYGVDDPAATARLGWTLNGFHATVWSPKGTYQVDPYQLRDVENYIVYFKKDVSRTQQFHCDFDEQLFKGGEPTMDFLIAPEFSHGTQIRTYRLAIAVTAEYTAVFGSQANALAQVTTTANRMNGIYRKDFAVGLQLVSGTNLIYTDPATDPYTNVINSAQLDANQTNINTVVGVANYDVGHLFATSNNGLANLSSFCGASKARGASGQPNPQGDGFDVDYVAHEIGHQIGANHTFNSDPNCGSGSTAARKEPGSGATIMSYAGICSSTSNLQRNSIDNFLGHSQQEAIAFLGAGGAGCGTLAGSNQVPTVTAPAAVSIPFNTPYALTATASDGNGDPLTYSWEHNTSSGGLTSNYPATTDDDDTNLGASRILMRPYSPSTSPTRTFPSLTYILNNANEAPVTFTGTSATGSVCAATCITGEDLPSVARTINYRVTVRDNLGGVADATTDVTFVNTTTPFTVTSQNSAVSYAGNSAQTVTWNVSGTTAAPINTANVKITFSADGGTTFPYTLVAATPNDGSDTILIPNVSTTTGRIKVEAVSNIFFDINNASVTVTAAPVAGIRAPFDYDGDDKTDLSIFRPGVGQWWVNRSSNGTNFALAFGSATDEITPADFTGDQKSDFAFFRSTTGAWFVLRSEDFSFFSFPFGTTGDTPITGDFDGDGKADATVFRPSTNTWFIQKSTGGTDILGFGAAGDKPVVGDYDGDGKADIAIFRPSVGQWWVRRSSNGTVFALAFGVLTDKPVQGYYTADNKTDIALWRPSTGTWFILRSEDNSFYSAPFGVTTDITVPGDYDGDDRYDTAVFRPSTNTWFVQRTTAGTLIQAFGAAGDIPTPNAYVP; from the coding sequence ATGAAGTTTAGTTTATTTTTGGCGATCGCGTTTGTATCGTCGATCTTGATCTCGTTGCCGACAACCGCTGACGCGGCCGGTGACAATGTGTGGAACAAGGCGATCGAGAGCAGAATTCCGGCTCGCGGCACTCGCGGCGTTTACCCGGACTCTTACGAGGTTTACAGACTTGATCAGGCGTCGCTTCGCGGAGTTTTAGAAAGATCACCGATGGAATTTTCCGAAGCAGCTCGACAGTCGGAAAACATATTTTCAATACCGACACCCGACGGCAGATTTGAACGGTTTCGGATCATCGAATCGCCGGTGCTTTCTCCGGACTTATCGGCTCAATATCCCGATTGGAAGACCTATCAGGCCTATGGAGTCGATGATCCTGCCGCCACCGCTCGATTGGGCTGGACGCTGAACGGATTTCACGCGACGGTCTGGTCACCGAAAGGCACATATCAGGTTGACCCTTACCAACTGCGTGACGTCGAAAATTACATCGTTTATTTCAAAAAGGATGTTTCCCGCACTCAACAGTTTCATTGTGATTTCGACGAGCAGCTTTTTAAGGGCGGCGAGCCTACGATGGATTTCCTGATCGCACCCGAATTCTCTCATGGTACGCAGATCCGAACCTATCGGTTAGCGATCGCTGTGACCGCGGAATACACCGCGGTTTTCGGAAGTCAGGCAAATGCGTTGGCACAGGTCACAACAACGGCAAACCGAATGAACGGGATCTATCGCAAGGATTTTGCCGTCGGACTGCAACTAGTTTCGGGAACAAATCTGATCTATACCGACCCCGCGACCGACCCGTATACGAATGTTATTAACAGTGCACAGCTGGACGCCAATCAAACGAACATTAACACGGTTGTAGGCGTTGCAAACTATGACGTCGGACATCTGTTTGCAACCAGCAATAACGGCCTCGCGAATCTCTCTTCGTTCTGCGGAGCAAGTAAGGCACGCGGAGCCTCAGGCCAGCCAAATCCGCAGGGCGACGGCTTTGACGTAGATTACGTAGCTCACGAGATCGGCCATCAGATCGGAGCGAATCACACCTTTAACTCCGATCCTAACTGCGGGTCGGGCAGCACGGCGGCCCGAAAAGAGCCCGGCAGCGGCGCTACCATTATGAGCTATGCCGGTATTTGTTCGAGCACTTCGAACCTCCAACGTAATTCGATCGACAATTTCCTGGGCCACAGCCAGCAAGAGGCGATCGCATTTCTCGGTGCCGGCGGTGCCGGATGCGGAACCTTGGCCGGTTCAAATCAGGTCCCGACCGTTACGGCTCCGGCAGCGGTATCGATACCGTTCAACACCCCTTATGCGTTGACGGCGACTGCCTCTGACGGCAATGGCGATCCGCTGACCTATTCATGGGAACACAATACATCCAGCGGCGGTTTGACATCAAATTACCCCGCAACCACCGATGACGACGACACAAATCTTGGTGCGAGCCGAATTCTGATGCGTCCGTACTCACCATCGACAAGCCCGACGCGTACCTTCCCTTCGTTGACATATATTCTGAATAACGCCAACGAAGCTCCGGTCACATTTACCGGCACTTCAGCCACCGGTTCTGTATGTGCAGCCACCTGCATCACAGGCGAAGATCTGCCGTCCGTCGCTCGAACAATAAACTATCGCGTGACCGTCCGCGACAACCTCGGCGGCGTTGCTGACGCCACGACCGACGTGACTTTCGTAAATACGACAACGCCGTTCACGGTGACATCACAAAATTCGGCCGTTTCGTATGCCGGGAACTCGGCCCAGACCGTGACGTGGAATGTGAGCGGTACAACTGCTGCACCGATCAATACGGCGAACGTTAAAATTACATTTTCTGCTGATGGCGGAACAACATTTCCATATACGTTGGTAGCCGCTACGCCAAATGACGGGTCGGATACTATTTTGATACCTAACGTAAGTACAACAACCGGCAGGATCAAGGTCGAAGCGGTTTCCAACATCTTTTTTGACATAAATAATGCAAGCGTGACCGTTACGGCCGCACCGGTTGCCGGCATTCGTGCCCCCTTCGATTACGATGGTGATGACAAAACGGATCTGTCGATCTTTCGTCCTGGCGTCGGTCAATGGTGGGTGAACCGCAGTTCGAACGGCACCAACTTTGCATTGGCATTTGGCTCTGCTACAGACGAGATCACGCCAGCTGATTTCACCGGCGACCAGAAGTCCGACTTTGCGTTCTTTAGGTCGACGACCGGAGCTTGGTTCGTATTGAGAAGCGAAGATTTTTCGTTCTTCTCTTTCCCGTTCGGTACAACCGGCGATACGCCGATCACCGGTGATTTTGACGGTGACGGCAAAGCCGACGCTACGGTTTTCAGGCCTTCGACCAACACATGGTTTATTCAGAAATCGACCGGAGGCACTGACATACTCGGATTCGGTGCGGCGGGAGATAAGCCTGTTGTCGGCGACTACGACGGTGACGGCAAGGCCGATATTGCTATTTTCCGTCCGTCGGTCGGCCAGTGGTGGGTCCGCCGCAGTTCAAATGGTACTGTGTTTGCATTGGCGTTCGGCGTATTGACTGATAAACCGGTCCAAGGTTACTACACCGCCGACAACAAGACAGACATTGCACTCTGGCGGCCGTCGACGGGCACCTGGTTCATCTTAAGGAGCGAAGATAATTCGTTCTACTCCGCACCGTTCGGCGTTACCACGGACATTACTGTTCCCGGTGATTATGACGGTGACGATAGATACGACACCGCTGTTTTCCGTCCGTCGACCAACACCTGGTTCGTTCAACGGACGACTGCGGGGACGCTGATACAGGCATTCGGTGCGGCGGGAGATATTCCAACACCAAATGCTTATGTGCCTTAA